One genomic window of Nicotiana sylvestris chromosome 10, ASM39365v2, whole genome shotgun sequence includes the following:
- the LOC104228012 gene encoding gibberellin-regulated protein 1-like, with protein MKKKVGKTRTDCSTLMIHGACINKLLFKVKLGAIRSRDSYKLYALSFLHPKNQFQTTKKLRQRPRKHSVSFKNSTKMTSRLLLLFTFFLFCLLAHVSSDIDIEEKQTQVVKGANRRLLPYVDCGGLCKVRCSSHSRPNVCTRACGTCCMRCKCVPPGTSGNRQVCGKCYTDMTTHGNRTKCP; from the exons ATGAAAAAAAAAGTAGGGAAGACCAGGACTGACTGTTCCACTTTGATGATCCATGGTGCATGCATAAATAAGCTGTTATTTAAAGTAAAACTAGGGGCAATTAGATCACGAGATTCCTATAAATTATACGCACTGAGTTTCTTGCACCCAAAAAACCAGTTCCAAACTACAAAGAAACTAAGGCAAAGACCAAGAAAACATTCTGTCTCATTCAAAAACTCAACAAAAATGACTTCAAGATTGCTTCTACTTTTCACCTTCTTCCTCTTCTGCCTACTTGCTCAT GTCTCTTCTGATATTGATATTGAAGAAAAGCAAACTCAG GTGGTGAAAGGAGCTAACAGGAGGCTCTTGCCATATGTAG ATTGTGGAGGACTGTGCAAAGTGAGATGCAGTTCACACTCAAGGCCAAATGTATGCACCAGAGCCTGTGGGACTTGTTGTATGAGATGCAAATGTGTTCCTCCTGGTACTTCTGGTAACAGACAAGTATGTGGTAAATGCTACACAGATATGACTACTCATGGCAACAGGACCAAGTGCCCTTAA